AGTAATGGACCGTCGTCTTTTGCGCCGGACGGTCAAAAATCTGAGTCTCGAATCTGCTGACCACCTCGCCCTCATCGGTCAAAATGGTCTCTATGTGCCTCATAATTCCCTCTGGTCTGCTGAGGTCTGGGTTGAATATCCCGATCACGAGCAGCCCATCCTCCTCCATATGTTCATGAAGGTTGCGCAGTGCGGATTCTTGGTCGCTTGTCTCAAGCAGGTGAAGGAAGGAATTGAAAGGGACGATGGTGAGCTTGAACCTTCTTTCCGTCTTGAATCTCCTAACATCATCCTGGATGATCTCAATTCGTGCCTGGACCTTTGGATCACACAGATCGATCTTCCTTGTGCACTCGTCAAGCATGGCAGGGCTCCGATCCACTCCCAGCACTTCGAAGTCTGCCATTGCCAGTGGGATTAGTATGCGCCCGGTTCCGCACATGCATTCAAGCACAGGGCCCCCAGTCACCTCAGCCAGGTCAGTGTAGAAATCCACATCTTGGGGAAAGTCCTTGTACTGGAGGTCGTAGTAGCGGGCCGTCGCCTCGTAGAGATCGAGCGTTGCCTCGGACTCAACGCTTGTATCCGATCGCCCTGAGAAACTCCTTTCTTTTCTTGACATGGTCCTCCGTCTCCACACCCACAGGGGTCTGACCATCCACCACGCCCACAACACCCCTTCCTCTGGAGGTGCTGGCCACAAGCACCTCAACATCATTGGCCGTGGCACAGAAAACGCTGCAGACCTCCGGTACAGACTTGACCGCTCTTAGCACGTTTATGGGAAAAGCGTCCTTCATGATCACAACGAAGACATGACCCGCACCAATTCGCATGGCGTTGTCAGCGGCAACCTGGACCAGGTCCTGGTCGTTTCCATCGACCCTAACAAGCCTGTCCTGGGATGCCTCACAGAAACCGATCCCGAATTTGATGGTGGGGACCGAGTTCACCATGGCCTCGTAGAGATCTTCCACGCTTTTGATGAAGTGGGTCTGCCCGATAATGACATTGCTGTCATCAGGTTTCTCGATAAGAACGGCCTCGATATCGATCATGCTATCCAATATACAGCCCATTCTTCAGTAAAATAGGTTTTTATCATCAAATGACTTCCTTTATGACCTGAACACAATCCCTAGCTGTTCTTGCTTCAATCAACCATCCACCTCCGATGAAATCCGCAGATCTCCGGAACGCCCATGTTACTCGGTTCTCCGGTGCTGATTGAACTTATCAGACCCGATTGCCTGTGCCTTGGAGAGTTCGATGGGACGAATCTTGCATGGTTGGGACTGGTTCCGCATCGGGCTCTGAAAAATGGCCAAAGCTTTTCAACACCGATCTCCTTGAAGATTTCGTGTTCCACATAGGTCCCGCCGGATACCCCGAAGGGTCGAAGAACCCTCTAGACGCACTGCAGAAAGTCAAGGAAAGTGGGCTGAATGCAATCGAGCTT
This genomic window from Methanomassiliicoccales archaeon contains:
- a CDS encoding class I SAM-dependent methyltransferase, which produces MSRKERSFSGRSDTSVESEATLDLYEATARYYDLQYKDFPQDVDFYTDLAEVTGGPVLECMCGTGRILIPLAMADFEVLGVDRSPAMLDECTRKIDLCDPKVQARIEIIQDDVRRFKTERRFKLTIVPFNSFLHLLETSDQESALRNLHEHMEEDGLLVIGIFNPDLSRPEGIMRHIETILTDEGEVVSRFETQIFDRPAQKTTVHYFFDISRQDKPMRRVTAMFTLRYLFYREMMELMQRTGFEVLEVYGDYELSPFTKKSDLMIFLARRS